The following are from one region of the Listeria cossartiae subsp. cossartiae genome:
- a CDS encoding MFS transporter, translating to MGSKGKFWILTMVVAISGLSQGVLLPLIAIILEENGISAGINGFHATGIYLGVLLISPFIEAPLHKYGYKPIILVGGGLVAVAILAFPIWFNLYFWFILRLLIGVGDHMLHFSSQTWIGAMSDASKRGRNMAIYGLFFSLGFAIGPQLVNLAEINANLPFFLSGILVLIAWGLVWFIRNDFVGEKAVIRKISFWGSLKRFSDVFKLAWVAMIPPFLYGILETGLNATFPVVGLRDGLDTMMIAMIISSFSVGTIIFQVPIGIVSDKFGRGKVLPLLTGAGAVVFVLTAFVKIPFLYVIFFFVLGILLGSLYSLGLSYMTDLTPLELLPAGNILVGMCFSLGSIIGPSATGMMIGIFGNQIFYFVVAGILVLGCLLLAFGARKDALRKKIGI from the coding sequence ATGGGATCAAAAGGGAAGTTTTGGATTTTAACTATGGTTGTGGCGATTTCAGGGCTGTCACAAGGGGTGTTATTGCCGCTGATTGCGATAATATTAGAGGAGAATGGTATTAGTGCTGGAATTAATGGATTTCATGCTACTGGAATCTATTTAGGGGTTTTACTTATTTCTCCGTTTATTGAGGCGCCACTTCATAAATATGGTTATAAGCCGATTATTTTAGTTGGGGGAGGGCTGGTTGCAGTTGCAATTTTGGCTTTTCCTATATGGTTTAATTTGTATTTTTGGTTTATATTACGGTTGCTTATTGGCGTGGGGGATCATATGTTGCATTTTTCGTCGCAAACTTGGATTGGGGCTATGAGTGATGCAAGTAAGCGTGGTAGAAATATGGCTATCTATGGTTTGTTTTTCTCACTTGGATTCGCGATTGGACCGCAACTTGTTAATTTGGCAGAAATAAATGCAAACTTGCCGTTCTTTTTATCTGGGATATTAGTCTTGATAGCTTGGGGGCTAGTTTGGTTTATTCGAAATGACTTTGTTGGAGAAAAGGCGGTTATTCGGAAAATTTCTTTTTGGGGGAGTTTAAAGCGCTTTTCGGATGTTTTTAAATTGGCTTGGGTTGCGATGATTCCGCCATTTTTGTATGGAATTTTGGAGACTGGGTTGAATGCGACGTTTCCGGTTGTGGGACTTCGTGATGGGCTCGATACGATGATGATAGCAATGATAATTTCTTCTTTTTCGGTGGGGACGATTATTTTTCAAGTACCGATTGGGATTGTTAGTGATAAATTTGGGCGTGGAAAAGTGTTGCCGCTTTTGACGGGAGCAGGGGCGGTTGTTTTTGTGTTGACTGCTTTTGTTAAGATCCCTTTTTTATATGTGATTTTCTTCTTTGTTTTGGGGATATTACTTGGGTCGCTTTATTCACTTGGATTGTCTTATATGACTGATTTGACGCCGCTAGAATTGCTTCCGGCGGGGAATATTTTGGTTGGGATGTGCTTTAGTTTGGGGAGTATTATTGGGCCGAGTGCGACTGGAATGATGATTGGGATTTTTGGAAATCAAATATTTTATTTTGTGGTGGCAGGAATCCTTGTGCTAGGCTGTTTGTTGCTAGCTTTTGGAGCACGGAAAGATGCTCTCAGAAAGAAAATTGGAATTTAA